The Pseudomonadota bacterium genome has a window encoding:
- a CDS encoding propionyl-CoA synthetase, whose protein sequence is MTNPYQQAYEQSINDPERFWGEVAQNCHWYKKWDKVLDDSRKPYFYRWFPGGMVNTCYNALDIHVENGRGNQNAIIYDSPVTDTIKKYTYSELKDLVAKLAGVYAAHGVQKGDRVLIYMPMIPEAVVAMLACARLGAVHSVVFGGFAPNELATRINDAKPKIIVSASCGIETKRVIPYKPLLDSAIEIALSKPDHCIIVQRPMVSADLIAGRDLDWNDEISKAKPHDCVPVAATDPLYILYTSGTTGVPKGVVRDNGGHMVALKWSMKAIYDVDPGDVYWAASDVGWVVGHSYIVYGPLLQGCTTIVYEGKPVGTPDAGAFWRVISQHKVKVMFTAPTAFRAIKREDPNAELMKNYDLSAFKALFLAGERLDPDTLHWAEKSLGVPVIDHWWQTETGWAIVANCMGIHQFPVKQGSPTKPAPGWNLTVLDPNNEVAKAGEIGALVVKLPLPPGTLPTLWNNDDGFINAYLKEFPGYYKTADAGFIDEDGYVFVMTRTDDVINVAGHRLSTGGMEEVLSDHPDVAECAVLGVEDQLKGQIPLGFIVLKAGVTRSNDEILKEIVKMVRERIGAVASFKTATVVKRLPKTRSGKILRGTIQKIADNKEYKMPATIDDPVILDEIKEALVKIGYADAKK, encoded by the coding sequence ATGACTAACCCTTATCAACAAGCTTATGAACAATCCATAAATGATCCGGAAAGATTCTGGGGAGAAGTGGCACAAAATTGTCACTGGTATAAAAAATGGGATAAAGTCTTAGATGATTCACGCAAGCCCTATTTCTACAGATGGTTTCCCGGTGGAATGGTAAATACCTGCTACAATGCGCTTGATATTCATGTTGAAAATGGAAGAGGGAATCAGAATGCAATTATTTATGACAGCCCGGTTACCGATACTATCAAGAAGTATACTTATTCCGAACTAAAAGATTTGGTTGCAAAACTTGCCGGTGTGTATGCAGCCCATGGAGTTCAAAAAGGCGACCGGGTTCTGATTTATATGCCCATGATTCCGGAAGCTGTTGTTGCTATGCTGGCATGTGCACGTCTTGGTGCAGTTCACTCGGTTGTATTCGGCGGGTTTGCTCCTAATGAGCTTGCAACAAGGATAAATGATGCAAAGCCGAAGATAATTGTATCCGCCTCTTGCGGTATAGAAACCAAGCGTGTGATCCCATATAAGCCTCTCCTTGACAGTGCTATTGAAATAGCACTGTCAAAACCCGATCATTGTATTATTGTTCAGAGGCCTATGGTATCTGCTGATTTAATTGCCGGAAGGGATCTTGACTGGAATGATGAAATATCAAAAGCCAAACCGCACGATTGTGTTCCTGTTGCAGCAACAGATCCTTTATATATACTCTACACTTCAGGAACAACAGGTGTTCCAAAGGGTGTTGTAAGGGATAACGGCGGTCATATGGTTGCATTAAAATGGAGCATGAAAGCAATTTATGATGTTGACCCGGGAGATGTTTACTGGGCGGCATCAGATGTTGGATGGGTAGTAGGGCACTCTTATATAGTTTATGGTCCGCTTTTACAGGGCTGCACAACTATTGTTTATGAAGGAAAGCCGGTAGGCACGCCTGATGCGGGCGCTTTCTGGCGCGTTATATCTCAGCACAAGGTAAAAGTTATGTTTACGGCCCCCACAGCCTTTCGTGCGATTAAAAGAGAAGATCCTAATGCCGAGCTTATGAAAAATTATGATCTTTCAGCTTTTAAGGCTTTGTTTCTGGCAGGAGAAAGACTAGATCCCGATACTCTGCACTGGGCCGAAAAAAGCCTCGGTGTTCCTGTAATAGATCACTGGTGGCAGACTGAAACCGGATGGGCTATAGTAGCAAATTGTATGGGCATCCATCAATTTCCGGTTAAACAGGGTTCTCCGACTAAACCGGCTCCGGGATGGAATTTAACGGTTCTTGATCCAAATAATGAAGTAGCCAAAGCAGGTGAGATAGGTGCCCTTGTAGTCAAACTGCCTCTTCCTCCCGGAACGCTTCCGACACTATGGAATAATGATGATGGATTTATCAATGCATATCTGAAGGAATTTCCAGGATATTATAAAACAGCGGATGCCGGTTTTATTGATGAAGACGGATATGTTTTTGTAATGACCAGAACAGATGATGTAATTAATGTAGCAGGTCACCGTCTTTCAACCGGAGGCATGGAAGAAGTACTGTCCGATCATCCCGATGTTGCGGAATGTGCGGTTCTTGGTGTTGAAGACCAGCTTAAAGGCCAGATCCCCTTAGGCTTTATCGTTCTTAAAGCAGGCGTTACTCGCAGTAATGATGAAATATTAAAAGAAATAGTTAAAATGGTAAGAGAAAGGATAGGGGCTGTTGCATCATTTAAAACAGCAACTGTTGTAAAACGTCTTCCCAAAACACGTTCCGGTAAAATATTAAGAGGAACCATACAGAAGATTGCAGATAACAAAGAATACAAGATGCCTGCAACTATAGATGATCCGGTTATTTTAGATGAAATAAAAGAGGCTCTGGTCAAGATTGGTTACGCAGACGCAAAAAAATAA
- a CDS encoding HD domain-containing protein, which yields MENHYAKIRNLARRIVSGYPLPDFYKDYAPALVYSKKNLETNQLLLQLLMFVTKNLDNDFGHGLNHAIKVTLDAGALIFIESEMAGYSESFYNRRVIIAQCAGLLHDTKRKEKDHSSAGAVFAREVLKDYPFIPEEVDDICIAIKNHEAFTTGIETKSPEGKLLSDCLYDADKFRWGPDNFTDTFWEMISYINPPFSEFIALYPKGMESLHKIKLTFRSETGKKYGPGFIDIGIAIGEELFAVIKKDFAYLI from the coding sequence ATGGAGAATCATTACGCTAAAATACGAAATTTGGCGCGACGCATAGTTTCCGGGTACCCTCTTCCTGATTTCTATAAGGATTATGCACCTGCTTTAGTATATTCAAAAAAAAATCTTGAGACAAATCAGCTCCTTTTACAGCTACTTATGTTTGTAACTAAAAATCTGGATAACGATTTTGGACACGGCCTTAATCATGCTATTAAAGTAACTTTAGATGCCGGGGCATTGATATTTATAGAAAGCGAGATGGCCGGATATTCCGAGAGTTTTTACAATCGAAGAGTCATTATTGCTCAATGTGCCGGGTTGTTGCACGATACAAAAAGAAAGGAAAAAGATCATTCTTCAGCAGGCGCAGTTTTTGCCCGTGAAGTTTTAAAAGACTACCCTTTTATTCCTGAAGAAGTGGATGATATTTGCATTGCAATAAAAAATCATGAAGCGTTTACAACTGGTATAGAAACAAAAAGTCCGGAAGGAAAACTTTTATCGGATTGTCTTTATGATGCTGATAAGTTTCGTTGGGGGCCGGATAATTTTACTGATACATTCTGGGAAATGATATCATATATAAATCCTCCCTTTTCTGAATTTATAGCCCTTTATCCTAAAGGAATGGAAAGTCTTCACAAAATCAAACTGACATTTCGTTCGGAAACCGGAAAGAAATACGGGCCTGGGTTTATAGATATCGGCATTGCAATAGGAGAAGAACTCTTTGCAGTAATAAAGAAAGACTTTGCATATCTTATATAA
- a CDS encoding anaerobic ribonucleoside-triphosphate reductase activating protein produces MKIGGIQKNSLIDYPEKISCVLFSSGCNFACPYCHNPQLANNKPTACLKETEIFDFLESHKNFLDGVVISGGEPTLHSDINFICKKIKAMGYCVKLDTNGSNPEVIKSLIDEELIDYIAMDIKTDPSRYSYFTASGFDYAKILSSIQIIMDSKIKYEFRTTSVRPFVDVSVIEKISHLISGANRYVLQHFHNNNVLMPEFFNTKECELTEEEFFKMELAAKPFVNECIIR; encoded by the coding sequence ATGAAAATAGGCGGCATTCAAAAAAATTCATTAATCGATTATCCTGAAAAAATAAGCTGTGTTCTTTTTTCTTCGGGTTGTAATTTTGCTTGTCCTTATTGCCATAATCCGCAACTCGCAAATAACAAACCAACTGCTTGCTTAAAAGAAACGGAAATCTTTGATTTTTTGGAAAGCCACAAGAATTTCTTAGACGGTGTTGTTATTTCGGGCGGAGAGCCTACCCTGCACAGTGATATTAATTTTATCTGTAAAAAGATTAAGGCAATGGGTTACTGTGTTAAACTTGATACAAACGGAAGTAATCCTGAGGTTATAAAAAGCCTGATAGATGAAGAGCTTATAGATTATATTGCAATGGATATAAAAACGGACCCTTCCAGGTATTCTTATTTTACTGCGTCCGGTTTTGACTATGCAAAAATATTATCCAGTATTCAAATCATAATGGATTCAAAAATTAAATATGAATTCAGGACTACATCGGTTAGGCCGTTTGTTGATGTATCTGTTATCGAAAAAATATCTCATTTAATTTCAGGTGCAAACCGGTATGTACTTCAGCATTTTCATAACAATAATGTGCTTATGCCGGAGTTTTTCAACACCAAAGAGTGTGAATTGACTGAAGAAGAGTTTTTTAAGATGGAATTGGCGGCAAAACCTTTTGTTAATGAGTGTATTATAAGATAA
- the thiC gene encoding phosphomethylpyrimidine synthase ThiC has translation MTQLEDALKGKITDAMKQAAEYEGISGEEIRAGVAKGEIVIPKNINHNFMARGVGKGLKTKINANIGTSPSHFDLDEELKKLDVAVEAGADAVMDLSTGGDISLILRKILEHSKVMIGTVPIYKSVSKIISEGKSSIELTADEIFDEIENQAKTGVDFVTVHCGITRHTVDVLKNSNRLMGIVSRGGSLMTEWILKNEKENPLYEYYDRLLDITRKYDVTLSLGDGLRPGTICDAEDRAQISELVVLGELAQKARNAGVQVMIEGPGHVPLSRIASDMKLQKRLCGNAPYYVLGPLPTDIAPGYDHIVAAIGGAIAAASGADFLCYVTPAEHLSLPTIDDVREGVIASKIAAHIGDIEKGVKGAWDRNRKMSEARKRFDWKTMFELAIDPVKACRIRNSTEDRDRDVCTMCGDMCALKTYERAMTNSSSDKK, from the coding sequence ATGACACAACTTGAAGATGCTTTAAAAGGCAAAATAACCGATGCCATGAAACAGGCAGCAGAATATGAAGGAATAAGCGGTGAAGAAATTCGCGCGGGAGTTGCAAAAGGAGAAATAGTAATCCCCAAAAACATCAACCACAATTTTATGGCGCGTGGAGTTGGAAAAGGACTTAAAACCAAGATAAACGCCAATATAGGAACATCCCCCAGCCATTTTGATCTTGATGAAGAGCTAAAAAAGCTTGATGTGGCGGTTGAGGCCGGTGCTGATGCCGTTATGGATCTATCAACCGGCGGAGATATCTCCTTGATTTTGAGAAAAATTCTTGAGCACTCAAAAGTAATGATCGGAACCGTTCCAATTTATAAATCCGTTTCAAAAATAATTTCTGAAGGCAAAAGCAGTATTGAACTGACTGCTGATGAAATCTTTGATGAAATTGAAAATCAGGCAAAAACAGGAGTGGATTTTGTTACGGTTCATTGCGGCATCACCCGCCACACTGTTGATGTGCTCAAAAATTCAAACAGGTTAATGGGTATAGTATCCCGGGGCGGTAGCCTTATGACCGAATGGATACTAAAAAATGAGAAAGAAAACCCGCTTTATGAATATTACGATCGTCTCCTCGATATAACCCGAAAATACGATGTCACCCTTTCTTTAGGTGATGGCCTGCGCCCCGGAACAATTTGTGATGCCGAAGACAGAGCCCAGATCTCGGAACTTGTGGTTCTTGGAGAACTCGCACAAAAAGCAAGAAACGCCGGGGTGCAGGTAATGATTGAAGGCCCAGGTCATGTACCCCTTAGCCGGATTGCTTCCGATATGAAATTACAGAAACGCCTATGCGGCAATGCCCCATACTATGTTCTGGGCCCTCTGCCTACTGATATAGCACCCGGTTATGACCATATAGTGGCTGCTATAGGAGGAGCAATTGCTGCAGCAAGCGGAGCCGATTTTTTGTGTTATGTAACACCTGCCGAACATTTAAGCCTGCCTACAATTGACGATGTACGTGAAGGAGTAATTGCCTCCAAAATTGCGGCACATATCGGAGACATAGAAAAAGGTGTAAAAGGAGCTTGGGATCGCAACAGGAAGATGTCGGAAGCCCGCAAACGGTTTGACTGGAAGACAATGTTTGAACTGGCGATAGATCCTGTTAAGGCATGCAGGATACGAAACAGCACTGAAGACAGGGACAGGGATGTATGTACAATGTGCGGCGATATGTGCGCCTTGAAAACTTATGAACGCGCCATGACAAATTCATCTTCCGATAAAAAATGA
- a CDS encoding DMT family transporter yields MDKNKILTWPPAVMLIAFVCAMLWGSAFPLLKIGFSILHIENNTGGKLFFAAYRFLTAGIIVFLVLFLCGKPLRLPAGKDYFTLLLLGLLQTTIQYFFFYIGISNTTSMKASIITGSGSLFLAGFSHFLLKDDKLTSVKTIGLILGFIGIILVNFNVKQFGLDFRLTGEGFIILTSLSSISALFIVKKTSPRIYPPVLSAYQLTFGGIVLFIVACLFEKPSVIEFSAELVFLLLYLSVATATAFSLWYMLIKHNKLTSIAVYRFLIPVCGAFLSAAVLDSESFTWLSLLSLFFVSYGMIVTSTDKTK; encoded by the coding sequence ATGGATAAAAACAAAATCTTAACCTGGCCTCCTGCGGTAATGCTCATAGCATTTGTTTGTGCCATGCTCTGGGGAAGCGCTTTCCCGCTTTTAAAAATTGGATTTTCAATTCTGCATATTGAGAACAATACAGGTGGAAAACTTTTTTTTGCGGCTTACCGGTTTCTAACAGCCGGAATTATAGTCTTCCTGGTGCTGTTTTTGTGTGGAAAGCCCTTAAGGTTGCCTGCCGGAAAGGATTATTTTACTCTTCTTTTATTAGGACTTCTTCAGACTACCATTCAATATTTTTTTTTCTACATAGGAATTTCAAACACCACAAGTATGAAGGCTTCCATAATAACAGGATCGGGCTCGCTTTTTTTAGCGGGTTTTTCACATTTTCTGCTTAAAGACGACAAATTAACCTCCGTAAAAACAATAGGTCTTATCCTTGGATTTATAGGCATTATTTTAGTTAACTTCAATGTAAAACAGTTTGGCCTTGATTTTCGGCTGACAGGTGAAGGATTTATAATTTTAACATCTCTTTCTTCCATATCCGCTCTTTTCATAGTAAAAAAAACCTCGCCCAGAATTTATCCTCCTGTATTATCCGCATATCAGCTTACTTTTGGCGGTATTGTCCTTTTTATTGTTGCATGCCTGTTTGAAAAACCTTCTGTGATAGAGTTTTCAGCAGAACTGGTATTTCTTCTTTTATATCTGTCCGTAGCTACTGCAACAGCTTTTTCACTTTGGTACATGCTGATTAAACATAACAAATTGACAAGTATTGCGGTGTACAGGTTTCTTATACCGGTTTGTGGGGCATTCCTTTCAGCAGCAGTATTGGATTCGGAATCCTTTACATGGTTATCTTTGTTATCCCTGTTTTTTGTGTCCTATGGGATGATTGTAACTTCTACAGATAAGACGAAATAA
- a CDS encoding acyl-CoA dehydrogenase: MAQLLADRRDVDFVLHEQFQIADLSKHEKYAEFNKKTIDLIVSEARNLAIKEILPTRPLGDKEGCKFENGMVKVPESYHKIYNLIKEGEWIAMSDDPEYGGQGMPHTVAAAATDYLVAANHSFSMYGGLCHGAGKLVEEFGTDQQIKMFLKKMYSGEWSGTMLLTEAEAGTDVGALTTSAKKNEDGTYSITGNKIFISGGEQNLTENIIHPVLARIEGAPAGTAGISLFLVPKIWVNDDGTLGETNDVVCTGIEEKMGLHGNATCSLALGGKGKCRGLLLGGENKGIKVMFLMMNDARLQVGLQGLTCASPSYLYALDYAKQRIQGKHLLKAMDESAPGVPIIQHPDVRRQLMIMKSYVEGMRSLVYFISYCFDMVSITESDEEKSKYQGLADLLTPIVKGYITDKAFEICSHAIQIYGGYGYVTEYPVEQYMRDCRITMIYEGTNGIQAMDLLGRKLGMNKGKPVKDLVGEILKTIASAKGIQGIEGIAENLEKSLNKLGEVTKHIGASARSPKVLSAFAFAHPFMEVTGDVVMAWMLLWRAVIAAPKLDKIAGTGEDRRAKIGKDKNAAFYEGQIKSAEFFINALLPVTSGKMDAIFGLSSSVVDIPEASFGG; the protein is encoded by the coding sequence ATGGCACAGTTATTAGCTGACAGAAGGGATGTGGATTTTGTGCTTCATGAGCAATTTCAGATAGCAGACCTCAGCAAACACGAAAAGTATGCAGAGTTTAATAAGAAAACGATAGATTTGATCGTGTCCGAAGCACGCAATCTGGCTATAAAAGAAATACTTCCTACCCGTCCATTGGGAGATAAGGAAGGATGCAAGTTCGAAAACGGCATGGTAAAAGTTCCGGAAAGTTATCATAAAATTTATAATTTAATCAAAGAAGGTGAGTGGATTGCCATGTCGGACGACCCGGAATATGGCGGTCAGGGAATGCCCCATACGGTTGCAGCAGCAGCAACTGATTACCTTGTTGCAGCCAACCATTCGTTTTCAATGTACGGCGGACTGTGCCATGGAGCAGGAAAGCTTGTTGAGGAATTTGGAACAGATCAGCAGATAAAGATGTTTTTAAAAAAGATGTACTCCGGTGAATGGTCCGGGACCATGCTTCTTACTGAAGCTGAAGCAGGTACTGATGTCGGAGCCCTTACTACCAGTGCAAAAAAGAATGAAGATGGAACATATTCAATAACAGGCAACAAGATATTTATTTCCGGTGGGGAACAGAATCTTACCGAAAATATAATTCATCCTGTTCTTGCAAGAATTGAGGGAGCTCCTGCAGGAACTGCCGGTATTTCATTGTTTCTGGTTCCAAAAATCTGGGTTAATGATGATGGAACTCTTGGAGAAACAAACGATGTCGTTTGTACAGGGATTGAAGAAAAAATGGGGCTTCATGGTAATGCAACATGCTCGCTCGCTTTAGGGGGAAAGGGCAAATGCAGGGGGCTTCTTCTTGGAGGAGAAAACAAAGGCATTAAAGTCATGTTTCTTATGATGAATGATGCGCGTCTGCAAGTCGGTCTTCAGGGCCTTACCTGTGCGTCTCCATCTTATCTCTATGCATTGGATTATGCAAAACAGCGGATTCAGGGCAAACACCTGCTTAAAGCTATGGATGAAAGCGCACCCGGTGTTCCTATAATTCAGCATCCTGATGTTCGCAGACAGCTTATGATTATGAAATCATATGTAGAAGGTATGAGAAGTCTTGTTTATTTTATTTCTTATTGTTTTGATATGGTTAGTATTACTGAAAGTGATGAAGAAAAATCAAAGTATCAGGGACTTGCCGATCTTCTTACTCCGATAGTCAAAGGTTATATTACAGACAAAGCCTTTGAAATATGCAGCCATGCCATTCAGATTTATGGGGGCTATGGATATGTAACGGAATATCCGGTTGAGCAATATATGAGAGATTGCAGAATCACTATGATATATGAAGGTACAAACGGTATTCAGGCTATGGATCTTCTCGGGCGTAAGCTTGGCATGAATAAAGGTAAACCCGTTAAAGATCTTGTAGGTGAAATTTTAAAAACCATTGCAAGTGCAAAAGGAATACAAGGTATAGAAGGCATTGCTGAGAACCTTGAGAAATCTCTTAATAAACTTGGGGAAGTTACCAAGCATATCGGAGCTAGTGCGAGATCTCCCAAAGTGCTTTCAGCGTTTGCTTTTGCACATCCTTTCATGGAAGTGACAGGAGATGTTGTTATGGCATGGATGCTGCTCTGGAGAGCTGTTATCGCTGCTCCAAAACTTGATAAAATAGCAGGTACCGGAGAGGATAGACGTGCAAAAATAGGAAAAGATAAAAACGCAGCTTTTTATGAAGGTCAGATCAAGAGCGCCGAGTTCTTTATCAATGCATTACTTCCCGTAACATCAGGCAAGATGGATGCAATCTTCGGGTTAAGCAGTTCCGTTGTTGATATACCTGAAGCTTCATTTGGCGGATGA
- a CDS encoding TetR family transcriptional regulator — MRAKENDKYHRILVSAVKIFAERGFHQSTISQIAKEAGVADGTIYLYFKNKDDILVQFFTYKTKQVFGKLREEVSKAGNSFDKLKNFIRCQLEEFQNDRYMAVLYQAETHQNNRLVENQIKEMSKLYLDIVSEIIETGQNEGVIRKDLYVGLVKRYILGGVDEVINTWLHSDSKYDLTSMADPLVDLFIRGIVNSEELREQQVS; from the coding sequence ATCAGAGCCAAAGAAAACGATAAATATCATCGCATACTTGTTTCTGCTGTCAAAATATTTGCAGAACGGGGATTTCATCAATCAACAATATCCCAGATTGCTAAGGAAGCCGGAGTTGCGGATGGCACTATATATTTGTATTTTAAAAACAAGGACGATATCCTTGTCCAGTTTTTTACTTATAAGACAAAGCAGGTATTCGGGAAATTACGGGAGGAAGTGAGCAAGGCCGGCAACAGTTTTGATAAACTTAAAAACTTTATCCGGTGTCAACTTGAAGAATTTCAGAATGACAGGTATATGGCGGTTTTATATCAGGCGGAAACGCATCAGAACAACCGGCTGGTCGAAAATCAGATAAAAGAAATGTCCAAGCTGTATCTTGATATTGTTTCGGAAATAATTGAAACAGGGCAAAATGAAGGTGTAATAAGAAAAGATCTTTATGTAGGTCTGGTTAAACGGTATATACTTGGCGGTGTTGATGAGGTAATTAATACATGGTTGCATTCAGATAGCAAATATGATCTTACATCAATGGCTGATCCGCTTGTTGATCTGTTTATAAGAGGAATAGTAAATTCGGAAGAATTAAGGGAACAGCAAGTCTCATAA
- a CDS encoding GGDEF domain-containing protein, with amino-acid sequence MENIEEYFIKIIQSIDQGACLLKNRSIIYKNTLFDQSIIDQEVSSHLKNDGSLEQYSEYESENTISYAKKILLGRTYSIILLSPKKDFEFKVDPLTGLLSRECLDKVCLQLVDEAINFDKILAFLSINIDGYKSLIERMGQEIADQALKKCAEKINYATRANDFCFRFSENEFVVILTDMNEKTNSTVVAERLISSISEPISLSTGGIVNVGINIGISCYPDNDSDINKVIAEAEESMNIAKQLGENNYQVYA; translated from the coding sequence ATGGAAAATATCGAAGAGTACTTTATTAAAATAATACAAAGCATAGATCAAGGGGCATGCCTGCTAAAGAATAGGTCGATTATTTACAAAAATACCCTTTTTGATCAATCAATTATCGATCAGGAAGTTTCATCTCATCTTAAAAACGACGGTTCTTTGGAACAATATTCGGAATACGAATCTGAAAATACAATTAGTTATGCAAAAAAAATCCTTCTAGGCCGGACCTATTCCATAATTTTATTATCTCCAAAAAAAGATTTTGAATTTAAAGTAGATCCATTGACAGGATTGTTAAGCAGGGAGTGCCTCGACAAAGTATGCCTGCAATTAGTTGATGAAGCAATAAATTTTGATAAAATACTGGCCTTTCTTTCTATTAACATTGACGGATATAAATCTTTAATTGAGAGAATGGGACAAGAAATTGCCGATCAGGCTTTAAAAAAATGTGCTGAAAAAATTAATTACGCAACAAGAGCTAATGATTTCTGTTTTCGTTTCAGCGAAAATGAATTTGTAGTGATTTTAACTGATATGAATGAGAAAACGAATTCTACCGTTGTTGCCGAGCGTCTCATTTCTTCCATTTCAGAGCCAATATCCCTTAGCACAGGAGGCATTGTTAATGTCGGCATTAACATAGGAATTTCCTGTTATCCTGATAATGATTCAGACATCAATAAAGTTATAGCTGAAGCAGAAGAAAGCATGAACATAGCTAAACAATTAGGGGAAAATAATTATCAAGTTTATGCCTGA
- a CDS encoding HD domain-containing protein, translating into MSEYILAKKSQLNFYIGIPLYHKTKNDTYVLYKPSGITVGEMRITEGMHPKDLFIRQTDKLNGLQEAQKGFNKQLADYVNASDPVKVKETLVAVVGETLAEPRSGSLEGVSDTVGVFVSDYSRESGVINSLIDLSSKDYSSIMHSINVMALALKYAFHMKFSSGEAKLLGLCGLLHDVGKTKINNEILAAPRKLTDEEFAEMKSHTVLGYKILIACKFNSKEIAACALDHHEKIDGSGYPNGKKRISQTAQIIGIIDCYEALTNDTRPYRTAMDAYNALSQIIMKDVTIGKFDKKLYTNLIKSLGNLQTGSINTT; encoded by the coding sequence TTGAGCGAATATATACTGGCAAAAAAATCTCAATTAAATTTTTATATTGGTATTCCACTTTATCACAAAACCAAAAATGATACGTATGTTTTGTATAAACCATCCGGGATTACAGTTGGTGAAATGCGTATTACAGAGGGCATGCATCCCAAAGATTTATTTATTAGGCAAACCGATAAATTAAACGGACTTCAGGAAGCACAGAAAGGATTTAACAAACAACTTGCAGACTATGTCAATGCCTCTGATCCTGTAAAAGTTAAAGAAACTCTTGTTGCGGTTGTTGGTGAAACACTTGCTGAACCAAGAAGCGGGAGCCTTGAAGGAGTATCAGATACAGTAGGTGTCTTTGTAAGCGATTATTCCAGGGAATCAGGCGTTATTAATAGCTTAATTGATCTTTCTTCTAAAGACTATTCATCTATTATGCATTCAATAAATGTTATGGCCCTTGCTTTAAAATATGCGTTTCATATGAAATTTTCTTCCGGTGAGGCCAAGTTGCTTGGCTTATGCGGGCTCTTGCATGATGTAGGCAAAACCAAAATCAACAATGAAATTCTGGCCGCGCCAAGAAAACTTACCGATGAAGAATTTGCAGAAATGAAGAGTCACACTGTTTTAGGCTATAAAATATTAATTGCTTGTAAGTTCAATAGCAAAGAAATAGCTGCTTGCGCCCTGGATCATCATGAAAAAATTGATGGAAGCGGATATCCCAACGGGAAAAAAAGAATATCGCAAACAGCTCAGATAATTGGTATTATTGATTGTTATGAAGCACTGACAAACGATACCCGCCCTTACAGAACTGCAATGGATGCCTATAATGCGCTCAGTCAAATTATCATGAAAGATGTAACCATCGGTAAATTCGATAAAAAGCTGTATACTAACTTAATAAAAAGCCTTGGAAATTTACAGACAGGCTCTATCAATACTACTTAA